ACGGATCTGGATCGAGATCGTCGAGGAGGAGGTCAAAAAGGGACGACGCAAGACCACCGAACGGACCTTCGAACTCCACGTCATCCGTAGCAGCGACAGCGGCGTCGCCTACGAAGACACCGTCGACCACCTCAGCGACTCCGAGCGGGAGGTGACCGGACTGGTGTTCGCCCTGGCCGGCTACCTGGTCCACGACGTTCACGAGGACGTGCCAGTGATGATTATGGACGCACTCGAACCGATCGACTCCGAGCGCATCGCCGCACTCATCGAGTACTTCGAGTCGTACGTCGACTATCTCGTCGTCGCGCTGCTGCCCGAAGACGCCGACGCTCTGGAGATCGACCACCACCGAATCACCGATATCGGCGCGTAACGGCCGCTGGTGGCTTTCGAACGGTCTCCGACACGATCGCTTCGACCGGCAGTGTCAGCTCTCCTCGCTCTCACACTCGCAACCGCCCTCGTCGAGCAACGACGCCACGGTCTTCTGTGTCTCGCAGTCCCGACAGTACACCTGGAAGTCGATGATGAGCCGAAAGTCACCGAGCGAGATCCGGCCAGTGTCGCGCAGGCGCGTCAGTTTCTCCTCGGTGACCGATGTCGCCCGACTGACGAGGCGCTGGATCGTCGTCTTCTGTTTCTCGATGTGCTCTTCGTCGCTTGGCGTCTCGTACTCCGCGTCACGAACGTCTTTGACGTAGGATCTGATCGCCTGGTACGTGACGAAGTCGCTCTGTAGTTGCTCGACGTCGACTCCCTCCCGTTCGAGTCGTGTCTCGATAGTTGCACGATCCGTCTCGGCGTCGTCGTTCGCCAGCGCCTCGTAGATCGCTTTCCCGTCACTGTCGAAGTGCGTGACGCCTTCGCTCTCCAATCGCGCGTCGACCAGCGCGACGTTGAACTCGGTCGCGAGCTGGCGGAGGCTCTTCCGATCGTCGCCGTCGGCCGTCCAGCTGGCGACGAGTTCGTCTCCCAGGCCACCCAGCCCGTACTCGTCCAGCAATCGTTCGACTTTGCTTCGCCGCTGTCTGTTCATACGTGGAGCCAACGCGCCCCCGGGTTATGTAAATTGCTTCCGCCTTCCACACCGACCGTCCACTACGGTGAAATAACGCGGGTATCGGCGTTACGCTTCACCGTGTCCCATCGTGGCTGTCGTGTCGGATGGTCCCACAGCTACACTTCGAGTGATAGACCACTCGTGTTTGGACTCACTCAATATCGAAGATATGGGTTCGTGGGCGACAGTATGGGAATATATGTGGCCAATACAAGCACGTACAAATATTTCTGTATAGAAATTCGGCACCTGCGTCTAGAGAAACCCCATGCCCTGTACATAACAACTCTAACTGTCTATAGAACACTCCTTCTGATCGAATACCTGGAGAGTATATATGTCTTTGATGGACTTCCGGAAACGTGGGACTGTCGCCGTGTCCGTGTTCGCTGGCGATTCACTGTGGTCGTCGTCTCTGGTGTGAGACTCGCAGTGTTGGTCGTCACCGTCACACGGTACTCGCTACCCGGTGGGCGACGACATCCCACGCAGACAGCTCGCTGCCCGTGTCGCGTCGATCGTCTGGCTGTCCGCTGTCACTGTGGTTGCTGTGTGCCCGTTGTGGAGTCGTCGTCGTTCGGGGACTTCTAGCGTCGATTCCGTCCGTCCCCTCTGTCTCGCTTATATCCCCTCGGTCAGTTCACACGAGGGCGCGGACCACCACACGTGAGCCGTGTGCTGCCATCACAGGGCGGCTTCGAGACGTGCGATTTATATGTACCCCTCCCATCGGGTGTAATACGAAGGTCGCGCCGGGTCGCCCGGCAAGGCCGGGGCGGCAAACCGCCGTGGTTTGTCGGCCACGAAGAGTGAGAGTGTGCCCACCTCGCCGCTCCGCGGCGAGTGGCCCTCTCGCGAAGGATGAGGATCTCACCCCTGCGGTCCGCCGTCAAGATGAGATCTGATGTGAGCCCTGACGGACCCAACACGATGTAGCTGGGGAGGGATACCCCAGCGTTTGCTTCCGACGGAGTGACACCTTTCCGCCGCTGACTATGTCAGCACATTCCGGTTGATCCTGCCGGAGGCCATTGCTATCGGAGTCCGATTTAGCCATGCTAGTCGCACGAGTTCAGACTCGTGGCGTATAGCTCAGTAACACGTGGCCAAACTACCCTATAGACCATGATAACCTCGGGAAACTGAGGCTAATCGTGGATATCGCATTCACGCTTGAACTGCCGAATGTGAGAAACGTTCCGGCGCTATAGGATGTGGCTGCGGCCGATTAGGTAGACGGTGGGGTAACGGCCCACCGTGCCAGTAATCGGTACGGGTGGTGACAGCCAGAACCCGGAGACGGTATCTGAGACAAG
Above is a genomic segment from Halomicrobium sp. LC1Hm containing:
- the rdfA gene encoding rod-determining factor RdfA translates to MNRQRRSKVERLLDEYGLGGLGDELVASWTADGDDRKSLRQLATEFNVALVDARLESEGVTHFDSDGKAIYEALANDDAETDRATIETRLEREGVDVEQLQSDFVTYQAIRSYVKDVRDAEYETPSDEEHIEKQKTTIQRLVSRATSVTEEKLTRLRDTGRISLGDFRLIIDFQVYCRDCETQKTVASLLDEGGCECESEES